From Diaminobutyricibacter sp. McL0608, one genomic window encodes:
- a CDS encoding glycoside hydrolase family 2 TIM barrel-domain containing protein, giving the protein MTGFEETMKATPDWNDPAVYEWGSEPAHATLVTYDTLRQAVLADRSASPFRVSLDGEWKFRWSPNPESRLPDFADENADDSGWDRLQVPSSWQVHGYDYPIGVNTVLPWTGENGKNEQPAATGAYPHAPTRYNPVGQYRTTFELSDGWAGRRTFIQFEGVESAYYVWINGHRVGYREDSYTRGEFDLTPYVHSGRNVLAVEVYRWSTGSYLENQDNVRLSGIFRSVLLVSRPPVLIRDFTVRTLLADDFSEAALELSVEVRDYTGTSTGDDFQVRARLFDGTDARAVEVWSRLAMVEPVAPSGDASAALTEPVVSPRLWSAERPELYTLVVELCDSDESVVDRVSTRVGLRRVEVVDGVYRINGQAISLRGVNRHEWNPRTGRTLSSADMIADIRLMKQNNINAVRTSHYPNDPRWYELADEYGLYVFDEANNESHINRVDAEGRPNIPGDRPELRAPLLWRMRNMVDRDKNHACVIAWSIGNESGVGSNLKAMYDWAKGYDPTRPVSYQDSTGSGSPVVPSDISDFDGDFYPPVPDLINRAGRDPRPYLLIEYAFSQGNTSGYLDEYWAAIRENPGQVLGGFLWDWADKGLWWEIPGRPGEEFLAYGGDWGDDPNEEGAHMSGLLLSDRTPTPKLEEAKLAYQPVSITLRDLDTWTVGITNEYLFTNLDGHRLQWAITEDGNAIRSGTIPGYQLSVGPLQSADITLGCSLPEPLRAGSEYRLELAIVLDTPTSWAETGHIVARAQCALPVVAPITSLTPSADLASPQVGQTQETIEVAGDGYAVRIDRSTGRLTSLRYDDREMLASDLMPNYWRAPNDPELSIPEFRATLPEPSQPWRGVGEDWAISEIESSSIPGGVRVTVRGSVTTTMPFRPSHRITTSPQSIVYTIYGTGQVDVLSTFEPVPGTPNPQVVGTAFGLRAEFATIEWYGRGPWESTADRRGSAFLGRYSGSVADQVTRYSRPQDSGNKADTRWAALTDDAGRGVLLVARGSMYLNAQPNSPDELAGHRHWHEVPESWRTVVRVDAAQEGVQGGNWDQLTRPEKYSNTPAKGPYSLLYRVLPLRKGQDPAALATQYVETDLPYSPPATPEGSPSTEPDPGD; this is encoded by the coding sequence ATGACCGGATTCGAGGAGACGATGAAAGCGACGCCAGACTGGAACGACCCTGCCGTCTACGAGTGGGGGAGTGAACCCGCTCATGCCACTCTCGTGACGTACGACACGCTGAGGCAAGCGGTGCTGGCGGATCGCTCGGCATCGCCCTTCCGGGTCAGCCTCGACGGAGAGTGGAAGTTCCGGTGGTCACCGAACCCAGAATCGCGATTGCCTGATTTCGCAGACGAGAACGCCGACGATTCGGGCTGGGACCGCCTCCAGGTTCCCTCGAGCTGGCAAGTGCACGGTTACGACTACCCGATCGGGGTCAACACGGTCCTGCCATGGACCGGCGAGAACGGCAAGAACGAACAACCCGCTGCCACCGGCGCCTACCCGCACGCCCCGACGCGCTACAACCCGGTCGGACAGTACCGGACGACATTCGAGCTCTCTGACGGCTGGGCCGGCCGACGAACGTTCATCCAGTTCGAAGGCGTGGAATCCGCGTACTACGTCTGGATCAACGGTCACCGCGTCGGATACCGAGAAGACAGCTATACCCGTGGCGAATTCGACCTGACCCCGTACGTGCACAGCGGGCGCAATGTGCTGGCCGTCGAGGTGTACCGGTGGTCCACAGGGTCCTACCTGGAGAACCAGGACAATGTGCGGCTCTCGGGCATCTTTCGCAGTGTGCTTCTGGTCTCTCGCCCGCCGGTCCTCATTCGGGACTTCACCGTCAGAACTTTGCTCGCAGACGATTTCTCTGAGGCGGCTCTCGAGCTGAGTGTCGAGGTGCGCGACTACACCGGCACAAGCACCGGGGACGACTTCCAGGTCCGGGCGAGGCTCTTCGACGGAACGGATGCGCGAGCTGTCGAAGTCTGGTCACGATTGGCGATGGTTGAACCGGTGGCTCCCAGTGGCGATGCATCGGCGGCGCTGACGGAGCCAGTGGTGTCGCCTCGACTCTGGTCGGCTGAGCGTCCGGAGCTCTACACACTGGTCGTCGAGCTCTGCGACTCGGATGAGTCGGTCGTGGATCGCGTATCCACTCGCGTCGGCCTTCGCCGAGTCGAGGTCGTCGATGGGGTGTACCGGATCAATGGGCAGGCGATCTCCCTCCGAGGCGTCAACCGCCACGAGTGGAATCCGCGCACCGGTCGCACTCTCAGCTCGGCCGACATGATCGCTGACATCCGTCTGATGAAGCAGAACAACATCAACGCCGTCCGCACCTCGCACTATCCGAACGACCCGCGGTGGTACGAACTCGCCGACGAGTACGGACTGTACGTGTTCGATGAGGCGAACAACGAGAGCCACATCAATCGCGTCGACGCTGAAGGGCGACCGAACATCCCGGGCGATCGCCCAGAACTTCGGGCGCCCCTGCTGTGGCGGATGCGGAACATGGTCGACCGGGACAAGAACCACGCGTGCGTGATCGCCTGGTCGATCGGCAACGAGTCCGGAGTCGGCTCGAACCTGAAGGCCATGTACGACTGGGCCAAGGGGTACGATCCGACCCGCCCGGTGAGCTATCAGGATTCGACCGGCTCCGGCTCGCCGGTCGTCCCGTCTGACATCTCCGATTTCGACGGTGACTTCTACCCGCCGGTGCCCGACCTGATCAACCGGGCCGGCCGCGATCCGAGGCCCTACCTGCTCATCGAGTACGCGTTCAGCCAGGGGAACACGTCTGGCTACTTGGATGAATATTGGGCGGCCATCCGCGAAAATCCGGGTCAGGTACTGGGTGGCTTCCTATGGGACTGGGCCGACAAGGGGCTGTGGTGGGAGATCCCGGGACGGCCGGGTGAGGAATTCCTCGCCTATGGCGGCGATTGGGGCGACGATCCCAACGAAGAAGGCGCACACATGAGTGGCCTGCTGCTGTCCGACCGAACACCGACACCGAAGCTGGAGGAGGCCAAGCTGGCCTACCAACCAGTGAGCATCACCCTTAGAGACCTGGACACCTGGACCGTCGGGATCACGAACGAATACCTGTTCACCAACTTGGACGGGCACAGACTGCAATGGGCGATCACTGAGGACGGAAATGCGATCAGAAGCGGAACGATTCCTGGCTATCAGCTTTCGGTCGGGCCGTTGCAAAGCGCGGACATCACCCTTGGATGTTCGCTGCCGGAACCGCTGCGGGCCGGTTCCGAATACCGGCTGGAGCTCGCGATCGTTCTCGACACTCCTACTTCTTGGGCGGAAACGGGCCACATCGTAGCCAGGGCACAATGTGCTCTTCCCGTCGTTGCTCCCATCACCTCGCTCACTCCGTCGGCGGACCTGGCCTCGCCGCAAGTCGGCCAGACACAGGAGACGATCGAGGTCGCAGGTGACGGCTACGCGGTCAGGATCGACCGGTCCACCGGCCGGCTGACGTCTCTGCGATATGACGACCGCGAAATGCTTGCGAGCGACCTGATGCCGAACTACTGGCGTGCCCCGAATGATCCGGAGCTGTCGATACCTGAATTCAGAGCGACGCTGCCGGAGCCATCCCAACCGTGGCGCGGCGTCGGCGAAGACTGGGCCATCAGCGAGATTGAATCGTCGTCCATCCCGGGCGGTGTCCGGGTAACCGTGCGCGGAAGCGTCACCACCACGATGCCGTTCCGTCCCAGCCACCGCATCACGACGTCGCCTCAGTCGATCGTCTACACGATCTACGGCACCGGGCAGGTGGACGTGCTGTCGACATTCGAGCCGGTACCCGGCACCCCCAACCCGCAGGTCGTCGGGACGGCATTCGGGCTCCGGGCCGAGTTCGCAACCATCGAATGGTATGGCCGTGGCCCGTGGGAGTCGACCGCTGACCGGCGGGGCTCGGCATTCTTGGGACGCTACTCGGGATCGGTCGCGGATCAGGTCACCCGATACAGCCGACCCCAGGATAGTGGGAACAAGGCCGATACCCGATGGGCTGCTCTCACCGACGATGCCGGTAGGGGCGTGCTGCTGGTGGCTAGAGGAAGCATGTACCTCAACGCCCAACCGAACAGTCCAGATGAACTGGCCGGACACCGTCACTGGCACGAGGTGCCGGAGTCGTGGCGGACCGTCGTACGTGTCGACGCTGCGCAGGAAGGCGTCCAAGGCGGCAACTGGGACCAGCTGACGCGCCCGGAAAAGTACAGCAACACACCGGCCAAAGGGCCATACAGCCTCCTCTACCGCGTACTCCCCCTTCGGAAAGGGCAGGATCCGGCAGCCTTGGCAACGCAATACGTGGAAACCGATCTCCCGTATTCACCACCGGCGACCCCGGAGGGAAGTCCGTCGACCGAACCCGACCCCGGTGACTGA
- a CDS encoding GH39 family glycosyl hydrolase yields MASASLPVITIDDRVTESTVLPHVWSLCAGAGRANEALRADWQQQFREAVDRLGFRYLRFHGVFHDDMFVYRGSYGGGFGPDVPLETPVHTFSYVDKVFDFLIDLGVRPFVELGFMPRELATQTETVFWWGAHCSPPNDMDRWVELVVRSVEHWVERYGLAEVREWRFEVWNEPNLVPHFWTGTKTEYFELYARTVRAIKAIDPELKVGGPSTSVFVPDDRYAGETEDRAAEHATAAASDPDALDWRPVWIEDFLVWCAERQLPVDFISTHLYPTDFAFGVNGEAVSLTRYADATPDDLTLLRRLIGESAYPDAEVHITEWSSSPSSRDHIHDTVFAATYITRAYLRSGDLADSISYWTFTDIFEEGGAGLGPFHGGFGLVNEQGIHKPTFHAFAMLNRLGDRLIASTARGVVSQHSATGKLAALFYNYPDDMNDRSVGSRASYEATRDLMGMGPEQHVRHIIGGLEPGAVFAVEVLAPGHGDAAEAWSAVGQPLNLSRAQAAYLREQGDALQRRTLVASKSGTLEIDLVLAPWAVASVFAL; encoded by the coding sequence ATGGCATCCGCCTCGCTCCCCGTCATCACCATCGACGACCGCGTCACCGAATCGACCGTTCTCCCGCACGTCTGGAGCCTCTGTGCGGGCGCGGGGCGGGCCAATGAGGCGCTTCGCGCCGACTGGCAGCAGCAGTTCCGCGAGGCGGTCGACCGCCTCGGCTTCCGGTACTTGCGCTTCCACGGCGTGTTCCACGACGACATGTTCGTGTACCGCGGTTCCTACGGCGGAGGCTTCGGGCCGGATGTGCCTCTCGAGACCCCGGTGCACACCTTCTCCTACGTGGACAAGGTGTTCGACTTCCTGATCGATCTGGGGGTACGGCCGTTCGTGGAGTTGGGCTTCATGCCGCGCGAGCTGGCCACCCAGACCGAGACCGTGTTCTGGTGGGGTGCGCACTGCAGCCCGCCGAATGACATGGATCGTTGGGTGGAGCTGGTGGTGCGTTCGGTGGAGCATTGGGTCGAGCGCTATGGTCTCGCCGAGGTGCGCGAGTGGCGGTTCGAGGTCTGGAACGAGCCCAACCTGGTTCCGCATTTCTGGACCGGCACGAAGACCGAGTACTTCGAGCTGTACGCCCGAACGGTGCGGGCCATCAAGGCCATCGACCCCGAACTCAAGGTCGGCGGCCCGTCGACCAGCGTCTTCGTGCCAGACGACCGCTACGCGGGGGAGACCGAGGACCGCGCGGCCGAGCACGCCACCGCCGCGGCATCCGATCCGGATGCGCTCGACTGGCGACCGGTGTGGATCGAGGACTTCCTCGTCTGGTGCGCCGAGCGGCAGCTGCCGGTCGATTTCATCTCGACCCACCTCTACCCCACCGACTTCGCCTTCGGAGTCAACGGCGAGGCCGTCAGTCTCACCCGTTACGCGGATGCGACGCCGGACGACTTGACGTTGCTGCGGCGGCTGATCGGCGAGAGCGCCTATCCGGATGCGGAGGTGCATATCACCGAGTGGTCGAGCTCGCCGTCGAGCCGCGACCACATCCACGACACGGTGTTCGCGGCGACCTACATCACGCGGGCCTATCTCCGCTCCGGAGATCTGGCCGACTCCATCTCGTACTGGACTTTCACCGACATCTTCGAGGAGGGCGGCGCCGGCCTGGGCCCGTTCCACGGCGGATTCGGCCTGGTGAACGAGCAGGGCATCCACAAGCCGACCTTCCACGCCTTCGCGATGCTGAACCGGCTGGGCGACCGGCTGATCGCCTCCACCGCGCGGGGCGTCGTCTCGCAGCACAGCGCGACGGGAAAGCTGGCCGCGCTCTTCTACAACTACCCCGACGACATGAACGACCGCTCGGTCGGCTCTCGCGCCTCCTACGAGGCGACGCGTGACTTGATGGGCATGGGGCCCGAGCAGCACGTGCGGCACATCATCGGCGGGCTGGAGCCGGGCGCCGTCTTCGCGGTCGAGGTTCTCGCGCCGGGGCACGGCGACGCGGCGGAGGCGTGGAGCGCCGTCGGTCAGCCCCTCAACCTCTCGCGTGCCCAGGCCGCCTATCTGCGCGAGCAGGGTGACGCCCTCCAGCGCCGGACCCTGGTCGCCTCGAAGAGCGGCACCCTCGAGATCGACCTCGTCCTCGCCCCTTGGGCCGTGGCGTCGGTCTTCGCTCTCTAG
- a CDS encoding glycoside hydrolase family 43 protein: protein MNQTPIIAGFHPDPSVCAVDGTFYLANSTFEYAPGVPIHASTDFRDWTLIGHALNTPDQLPLAGTGPSGGIFAPTLRHHDGRFWMITTNVADAQGQVLVSAENAAGPWSEAIRIPEIEGIDPDIAWDADGRCLVTFASRGGIQQVEIDPETGELLSPFRSLWSGTGGKFPEGPHLFQRGEYWYLVIAEGGTERGHAVTIARGPSAMGPFEGNPRNPILTRRGSDSPVQSTGHSDIVEIGDDEWAIVYLGVRPRGSSPEWHVLGRESFASEVHWVDDWPVVGEPISPRPAPSIENLSAGSPLPTTWIGTEEFPDRIVTVGESGWTLSAADGVDRFVGRRQDRLYCSVRARLDTDGEAALCLRIDTKHQFRLELESGRIRSILVVGGHRIELDERPLPDGAELVIRTMPMEGGTFDTTRGPDYIVGGVVADGAFVETARVDGRSVSTEVAGGMTGRIVGVSAVRGSVTLRDFSYVGADDWADIRDDLASN from the coding sequence GTGAACCAGACTCCGATCATCGCGGGATTCCATCCGGATCCCTCCGTCTGTGCCGTCGACGGCACCTTCTACCTGGCGAACTCGACCTTCGAATACGCGCCCGGGGTGCCCATCCATGCATCCACCGACTTTCGCGACTGGACGCTGATCGGCCATGCGCTGAACACGCCCGACCAGCTCCCGTTAGCCGGTACCGGTCCCTCCGGCGGCATCTTCGCACCGACCCTTCGTCACCACGACGGACGATTCTGGATGATCACCACCAACGTCGCCGACGCACAAGGGCAGGTCCTCGTCTCCGCGGAGAACGCGGCCGGCCCCTGGTCGGAGGCCATTCGCATCCCTGAGATCGAGGGAATCGACCCCGACATCGCCTGGGACGCGGACGGGCGGTGTCTCGTCACCTTCGCCTCCCGGGGAGGCATTCAGCAGGTCGAGATCGATCCGGAAACGGGCGAGCTCCTCTCCCCGTTCCGGTCGCTCTGGTCCGGGACCGGCGGAAAGTTCCCCGAAGGACCCCACCTCTTCCAGCGTGGCGAATACTGGTACCTCGTCATCGCCGAAGGCGGTACCGAGCGTGGTCACGCGGTGACCATCGCCCGAGGGCCGTCAGCGATGGGCCCGTTCGAAGGCAACCCGCGCAACCCGATCCTCACGCGTCGCGGCTCCGACTCACCCGTGCAGAGCACCGGGCATTCCGACATCGTCGAGATCGGCGACGACGAGTGGGCGATCGTCTATCTCGGTGTGCGTCCGCGAGGGAGCAGCCCGGAATGGCACGTGCTCGGGCGTGAGTCGTTCGCGTCCGAGGTGCACTGGGTCGACGACTGGCCTGTGGTGGGCGAACCGATCTCGCCGCGCCCTGCTCCGAGTATCGAGAACCTCAGTGCCGGGAGTCCGCTTCCTACCACCTGGATCGGCACTGAGGAGTTTCCCGATCGCATCGTCACGGTCGGGGAATCGGGATGGACGCTGTCGGCTGCCGACGGTGTCGACCGGTTCGTCGGCCGGCGTCAGGATCGCCTGTACTGCTCTGTTCGGGCGCGCCTCGACACCGACGGTGAAGCCGCCCTCTGCCTGCGGATCGACACGAAGCACCAGTTTCGACTGGAACTGGAATCTGGGCGGATCCGTTCGATCCTGGTGGTCGGCGGCCATCGCATCGAACTCGATGAACGGCCACTCCCCGATGGCGCCGAGCTCGTCATCCGGACGATGCCGATGGAAGGCGGGACCTTCGACACGACGCGTGGCCCCGACTACATCGTCGGCGGCGTTGTCGCGGACGGTGCATTCGTCGAGACGGCACGGGTCGACGGACGCTCTGTGTCGACCGAGGTCGCCGGCGGAATGACCGGCCGCATCGTCGGCGTCTCGGCCGTGCGGGGAAGCGTCACCCTCCGCGACTTCTCGTACGTCGGAGCAGACGATTGGGCCGACATCAGGGACGATCTTGCATCGAACTGA
- a CDS encoding DHA2 family efflux MFS transporter permease subunit gives MPLSPLRFRLLVVSLLAVSFLGALDNTVVSTALATVAGQLGALEHMSWIVVGYTLASTALLPVLGKLADRVGPRAVFLTSVIVFILASVACGFANGIIWLIVARVIQGMSSAGLQLMSQTIIAEATSPRERPKYMAIIGAAFPIAILIGPVLGGLITDYWGWPWIFWINAPVGVVALILAIVAVPHIEPGRAARFDIAGSIALTIGLVSLVLAATSVGDPSQAGSTILAFVIAAVAFAVFFFVEVRARDPLVPLRLFANRTIATGTVISAIVGVGLFSITSYLPTYFQMAYRTTATVSGLVPIATVFGMLVSNLVTGWLASRTGHFRVFPLVGTTLAAAGLATMAVLPLGAPLWAPMLVMAVVGLGTGAFMSLIVAVVQSAAPRAETGTITASVNLVRQVGATVATALIGGIIGATLVAMAPAGLDAASLTPALVHAQAPETQLHVAEAYRAVFVPIFVALAATYGVGILASILLPNGRLSDEHGPLTPETAAIAI, from the coding sequence ATGCCACTCTCGCCACTCAGGTTCCGCCTCCTCGTCGTCTCCCTTCTCGCCGTGTCCTTCCTCGGCGCCCTCGACAACACGGTGGTGAGCACAGCGCTCGCGACCGTCGCGGGGCAACTCGGCGCGCTCGAGCACATGAGCTGGATCGTCGTCGGCTACACGCTGGCGAGCACGGCGCTGCTGCCCGTCCTCGGCAAACTCGCCGATCGCGTCGGGCCCCGCGCGGTCTTCCTCACATCGGTGATCGTGTTCATCCTGGCCTCGGTCGCATGCGGCTTCGCCAACGGCATCATCTGGCTCATCGTCGCCCGCGTGATCCAGGGGATGAGCTCGGCCGGGCTCCAGCTCATGTCGCAGACGATCATCGCCGAGGCGACCTCGCCGCGGGAGCGCCCGAAATACATGGCGATCATCGGTGCGGCGTTCCCCATCGCCATCCTCATCGGTCCCGTGCTCGGCGGCCTGATCACGGACTACTGGGGCTGGCCCTGGATCTTCTGGATCAACGCACCCGTCGGAGTGGTCGCGCTCATCCTCGCGATCGTGGCGGTTCCGCACATCGAGCCCGGCCGTGCGGCTCGGTTCGACATCGCCGGATCGATCGCGCTCACGATCGGACTCGTCTCGCTCGTGCTGGCTGCAACCTCGGTCGGCGACCCATCCCAGGCCGGTTCGACCATCCTCGCGTTCGTCATCGCCGCCGTCGCCTTCGCGGTGTTCTTCTTCGTCGAGGTGCGCGCGCGGGATCCACTCGTGCCGCTGCGTCTGTTCGCGAACCGCACGATTGCGACCGGAACGGTGATCTCGGCAATCGTCGGCGTCGGGCTCTTCTCGATCACGTCGTACCTGCCCACCTATTTCCAGATGGCCTACCGCACGACGGCCACCGTATCCGGACTCGTTCCGATAGCGACCGTCTTCGGGATGCTCGTCAGCAACCTCGTGACCGGATGGCTGGCGAGCCGCACGGGACACTTCCGCGTCTTCCCCTTGGTCGGCACCACGCTCGCAGCGGCAGGGTTGGCCACGATGGCAGTCCTACCCCTGGGGGCGCCGCTCTGGGCGCCGATGCTCGTCATGGCGGTCGTCGGACTGGGAACCGGCGCGTTCATGAGCCTCATCGTCGCCGTTGTGCAGAGCGCGGCTCCCCGAGCCGAAACGGGGACGATCACCGCGAGTGTCAACCTCGTACGCCAGGTCGGAGCCACTGTCGCGACCGCTCTCATCGGAGGCATCATCGGCGCGACGCTCGTCGCGATGGCTCCGGCCGGCCTTGATGCCGCGTCCCTGACGCCGGCGCTCGTCCACGCCCAGGCACCCGAGACGCAGCTCCACGTGGCCGAGGCGTATCGCGCCGTGTTCGTCCCGATCTTCGTAGCTCTCGCCGCAACCTACGGCGTCGGCATCCTCGCGTCGATCCTGCTTCCCAACGGTCGACTGTCTGATGAGCACGGACCACTCACGCCCGAAACCGCAGCCATTGCCATCTGA
- a CDS encoding GMC oxidoreductase: MPTSSTIAIVGSGPIGSAYARVLLEAVPTAHVVMFEAGPQLTAIAGESVRNIADPAEKDRARELSQGPQAGSFRESLGIPPSAVIEGMFTARGGTHLLDFGGEGSAHAASFPAAAASTNVGGMGAHWTCATPSPSFSERVPFITDDEWDGLIADASRLLHVQNAAFADSGVGAAIRSLLAEEFAGELPDGFGPGTLPVSGDPQPDGSMRWAGADVVLGPLIDPDSALSARFELRDLSLVRRIDHTDGRVVGVTVEDLRNNEVYSVTAALVVVAADAFRSPQLLWASGIRPHALGHYLTEHPVVISTVALDADSMGRFATDDQLADELERRSANPADPVAAVNRIPFSEPAHPFSLQVMYAENPPFQLDPDHPAAGNRWGYVNMGYGMRKQPRYEDAVTFDDHEPDYRGFPNMTISYELTEPEQGEIAEATGRLRRAGEALGSFIAEPRLLPNGSSLHYQGTMRMGDADDGTSVADPYSRVWGYENLVVGGNALIPTATTMNPTLMSVAIAVRGARKAAERLNEGDENA, encoded by the coding sequence ATGCCCACTTCCTCCACCATCGCCATCGTCGGCAGTGGCCCGATCGGATCGGCTTATGCGCGGGTGCTGCTCGAGGCCGTGCCGACCGCCCACGTCGTCATGTTCGAGGCGGGGCCGCAGCTGACCGCGATCGCCGGCGAGAGCGTGCGGAACATCGCCGACCCGGCTGAGAAGGACCGCGCCCGTGAACTGTCGCAGGGTCCACAGGCGGGGTCCTTTCGCGAGTCGCTCGGTATCCCGCCGTCGGCGGTCATCGAGGGCATGTTCACCGCGCGCGGTGGCACGCACCTCCTCGACTTCGGTGGTGAAGGCTCCGCGCACGCGGCGTCGTTCCCCGCGGCCGCCGCCTCGACCAACGTCGGCGGGATGGGGGCGCACTGGACCTGCGCGACACCCAGCCCGTCGTTCAGCGAACGCGTCCCGTTCATCACCGACGACGAGTGGGACGGCCTCATCGCCGACGCGTCGCGGCTGCTGCACGTGCAGAACGCCGCGTTCGCCGACTCCGGGGTGGGGGCTGCCATCCGTTCGCTCCTTGCCGAGGAGTTCGCCGGTGAGCTCCCGGACGGATTCGGGCCCGGCACCCTGCCGGTCTCCGGTGACCCGCAGCCCGACGGCTCGATGCGCTGGGCCGGAGCCGATGTCGTCCTCGGCCCGCTGATCGACCCGGATAGCGCGCTTTCGGCGCGGTTCGAGCTCCGGGACCTGTCGCTGGTGCGGCGAATCGACCACACGGACGGCCGCGTCGTCGGCGTCACGGTCGAAGATCTTCGAAACAACGAGGTCTACTCGGTCACCGCCGCCCTCGTCGTCGTGGCTGCGGACGCGTTCCGCTCGCCTCAGCTGCTCTGGGCGTCCGGCATCCGCCCGCACGCCCTCGGGCACTACCTGACCGAGCACCCGGTCGTCATCTCGACGGTCGCACTCGATGCTGACAGCATGGGCCGGTTCGCCACCGACGATCAGCTGGCGGACGAGCTGGAGCGCCGCTCGGCGAATCCGGCCGATCCGGTGGCAGCCGTCAACCGCATCCCCTTCTCCGAACCTGCACACCCCTTCTCGCTCCAGGTGATGTACGCCGAGAATCCGCCATTCCAGCTCGACCCCGACCATCCGGCGGCCGGCAATCGGTGGGGCTACGTCAACATGGGCTACGGGATGCGCAAGCAGCCCCGCTACGAGGATGCGGTCACATTCGATGACCACGAACCCGACTACCGGGGGTTTCCCAACATGACGATCTCGTACGAGCTCACCGAGCCCGAGCAGGGCGAGATCGCGGAGGCGACGGGGCGACTGAGGCGGGCGGGCGAGGCGCTGGGCAGTTTCATCGCCGAACCGCGTCTGCTCCCGAATGGGTCCAGCCTCCACTACCAGGGAACGATGCGCATGGGCGATGCGGATGACGGCACGTCGGTGGCCGATCCATACTCGCGCGTCTGGGGTTACGAGAACCTCGTGGTCGGCGGCAACGCACTGATTCCGACTGCCACGACGATGAACCCCACGCTCATGAGTGTCGCGATCGCGGTCCGTGGGGCGCGCAAAGCCGCCGAACGACTGAATGAAGGGGACGAAAATGCTTGA
- a CDS encoding C-glycoside deglycosidase beta subunit domain-containing protein — MLEEQLIQTAGFRNVGPETARTGFQLRVRSPYYRGLWANLIERPTVIVDGEEFDGRDIRWTLPTGHYTFAALQESADARWPLGKAAVLTVPRDGGLERGIHDVTLVLRLRMSYIPEELQPSIWTATRKSVIVK; from the coding sequence ATGCTTGAAGAACAACTCATCCAGACCGCCGGGTTCCGCAACGTCGGGCCCGAGACTGCCCGCACCGGGTTCCAGCTGCGAGTCCGGAGTCCTTACTACCGCGGGCTCTGGGCGAACCTCATCGAGCGGCCGACCGTGATCGTCGATGGCGAAGAATTCGACGGCCGGGACATCCGGTGGACTCTGCCTACGGGCCACTACACCTTCGCGGCCCTTCAGGAATCCGCGGATGCGCGGTGGCCGCTGGGCAAGGCGGCCGTTCTGACGGTTCCGCGCGACGGGGGCCTCGAGCGCGGCATCCACGACGTCACGCTCGTGCTCCGGCTGCGAATGTCGTACATCCCCGAGGAACTGCAGCCATCGATCTGGACCGCGACGCGGAAGTCGGTGATCGTCAAATGA
- a CDS encoding sugar phosphate isomerase/epimerase family protein, with product MSTHDLPFGLGVSLYSYTDDIGVTMTVEECIEDVADLDATGLEILGEGHIEDYPTPSTAWIDAWFARNERLGLTPTLYGSWLDTRRFTGRGMTVTEGADQLELDLRLAARLGFSFVRPKIGVISEDLRVDPIWQGAVERNLQLAADLGIVICPEIHWPTVIKSPVVEEYLDFKQRTGSENFGLLIDTGVFELNPYPRTGGSAAFRMGDGSGRPPVVPFVPVSDLTEVMEHTVYFQAKFYEVDDDLVDHYIPWREIIDVVIDSGYTGWLSSEYEGNHEPNRASDQLRRQHALIRTIAAERLNRS from the coding sequence ATGAGCACGCACGATCTGCCATTCGGACTCGGGGTTTCGCTGTACAGCTACACGGACGACATCGGCGTAACGATGACCGTCGAAGAATGCATCGAGGATGTCGCCGACCTGGACGCGACCGGCCTGGAGATCCTGGGTGAAGGCCACATCGAGGACTATCCCACCCCATCCACCGCCTGGATCGACGCGTGGTTCGCGCGCAATGAACGGCTCGGCCTCACGCCGACCCTCTACGGGTCGTGGCTGGACACGCGCCGTTTCACCGGTCGCGGAATGACGGTGACAGAGGGCGCGGATCAGCTCGAGCTCGATCTGCGTCTCGCCGCGCGGCTGGGCTTCTCGTTCGTGCGGCCGAAGATCGGTGTGATCTCGGAGGATCTGCGCGTCGACCCGATCTGGCAGGGAGCCGTCGAACGCAACCTGCAGCTGGCCGCGGACCTCGGCATCGTGATCTGCCCCGAGATCCACTGGCCGACGGTGATCAAGTCGCCCGTGGTCGAGGAATACCTGGACTTCAAACAGCGCACCGGTTCGGAGAATTTCGGACTGCTCATCGATACCGGCGTGTTCGAACTGAACCCGTATCCGCGAACCGGAGGCAGCGCCGCGTTCCGCATGGGGGACGGAAGCGGCCGGCCACCCGTGGTGCCGTTCGTGCCGGTGTCCGACCTCACCGAGGTCATGGAGCACACGGTCTACTTTCAGGCGAAGTTCTATGAGGTCGACGATGACCTGGTCGATCACTACATTCCGTGGCGGGAGATCATCGACGTGGTGATCGACTCCGGCTACACGGGTTGGCTGTCGAGCGAGTATGAGGGCAATCATGAGCCCAACCGCGCATCCGACCAGCTGCGTCGCCAGCACGCACTCATTCGCACAATCGCCGCAGAACGATTGAACAGGAGCTAG